The following are from one region of the Sandaracinaceae bacterium genome:
- a CDS encoding 50S ribosomal protein L11 methyltransferase, with translation MWAFAWAAGAALARHLLDHPEFVRGLDVIDFGAGSGIAGLAAARAGARSVVCVDLDPEALVACAANAALNGLAITTATTRPASWDVALAADVLYERSNAPILTELAACEAVTLVGESNRPGTPRVSASALAVYDVRTFPDVDVPVTRAAIYRFEGRLGFEPG, from the coding sequence ATGTGGGCCTTTGCCTGGGCGGCGGGCGCAGCCCTCGCGCGGCACCTGCTGGACCACCCAGAGTTCGTGCGTGGGCTCGACGTGATCGACTTCGGAGCCGGCTCGGGCATCGCGGGGCTGGCGGCGGCGCGCGCGGGGGCGCGGTCCGTGGTGTGCGTGGACCTCGACCCGGAGGCGTTGGTGGCTTGCGCTGCGAACGCCGCGCTGAACGGGCTGGCCATCACCACGGCGACGACGCGGCCGGCGAGCTGGGACGTGGCCCTCGCGGCAGACGTGCTGTACGAGCGCAGCAATGCGCCGATCCTGACGGAGCTGGCCGCCTGCGAGGCGGTCACCCTGGTGGGCGAGTCCAACCGCCCGGGTACACCACGCGTGTCAGCCAGCGCGCTCGCCGTCTACGACGTGCGCACGTTCCCGGACGTGGACGTGCCGGTGACCCGAGCGGCCATCTACCGCTTCGAAGGGCGCCTCGGCTTCGAGCCCGGCTAG